The following proteins are co-located in the Chloroflexia bacterium SDU3-3 genome:
- a CDS encoding MFS transporter yields MTSSFPAARKHHVLLVALAYIAFISLGLPDGLNSVAWPSIRAEFGLPLDALGALITMSTIGYLASSFSSGRILARTGVGWLLAASCLVTAVSLLGYGMSPAWAVMVGLGLLAGLGAGAIDSGLNTYAADEFSPSMMNWLHAFYGLGAATGPILMSSIIAAGWGWRPGYMIVGAAQVVLALCFIATRTMWQIHHEDGTPAGPAAPSATMLATLSLPKTWLSILMFFLYTGLEVCAGQWTYTLLTESRGIAPSVAGAWVSGYWGCLTVGRLLSGAVVTRLSVQTMLRGCMALSLLSAALIWLNLAPWVTMVAIGLLGLALAPMFPSLIALTPARMGPEHSANTVGFQIAAAAAGGALLASSFGFLARNFGLELLGPFLLVVGVVMTVVFLTLERGRRG; encoded by the coding sequence GTGACTTCCTCCTTCCCTGCGGCCCGCAAGCACCATGTGCTGCTCGTGGCGCTCGCCTACATCGCCTTTATCAGCCTGGGCCTACCGGATGGCCTGAACAGCGTGGCCTGGCCCTCCATCCGCGCCGAGTTCGGGCTGCCGCTGGATGCGCTGGGCGCGCTGATCACCATGTCCACCATCGGCTACCTGGCGTCGAGCTTCAGCAGCGGGCGCATCCTGGCGCGCACCGGCGTGGGCTGGCTGCTGGCCGCCAGCTGTCTGGTAACGGCGGTGAGCCTGCTGGGCTACGGCATGTCGCCTGCCTGGGCGGTGATGGTGGGCCTGGGCCTGCTGGCCGGGCTGGGCGCTGGCGCGATCGACTCGGGCCTGAACACCTATGCCGCCGATGAGTTCAGCCCGAGCATGATGAACTGGCTGCACGCCTTCTACGGCTTGGGCGCGGCCACCGGCCCCATCCTGATGAGCAGCATCATCGCGGCGGGCTGGGGCTGGCGGCCCGGCTATATGATCGTGGGCGCGGCCCAGGTGGTGCTGGCGCTGTGCTTCATCGCCACCCGCACCATGTGGCAGATCCACCACGAGGATGGCACACCCGCCGGGCCTGCCGCGCCCAGTGCGACCATGCTGGCCACACTGTCGCTGCCGAAGACCTGGCTGAGCATCCTGATGTTCTTTCTCTACACCGGGCTGGAGGTGTGCGCCGGGCAGTGGACCTACACGCTGCTGACCGAGTCGCGCGGGATCGCGCCGAGCGTGGCGGGGGCCTGGGTGAGCGGCTACTGGGGCTGCCTGACGGTGGGCCGCCTGCTCTCGGGGGCTGTGGTGACGCGGCTCTCGGTGCAGACGATGCTGCGCGGCTGTATGGCGCTCTCGCTTCTGAGCGCGGCGCTGATCTGGCTGAACCTTGCGCCCTGGGTGACGATGGTGGCGATAGGGCTGCTGGGCCTGGCGCTGGCCCCGATGTTCCCCTCGCTGATCGCGCTGACGCCCGCGCGCATGGGGCCGGAGCACTCGGCCAACACGGTGGGCTTCCAGATCGCGGCTGCGGCGGCGGGCGGGGCGCTGCTGGCCAGCAGCTTCGGCTTTCTGGCGCGGAACTTCGGGCTGGAGCTGCTGGGGCCGTTCCTGCTGGTGGTGGGGGTGGTGATGACGGTGGTGTTTCTGACGCTGGAGCGCGGGCGGCGGGGGTAG
- a CDS encoding glycosyltransferase family 4 protein yields the protein MSLDVLYVTDAEALGGAELYLETLLRHACATGMRVGLALPTRPATAPLVDRARQMGAAVHPLEAVHRDGVSLGHLRRSLGLLERVRPSAVHLVLNGPRRCAEVALAAWLLRVPTRLATFQLVTPIPRFGGAAGWARAANRRAQFRTFTAGVAVSRGNAALLVGQYGFPTQRLHTIPNGVDTAAFAARTGGMRARWGVPEAAPLLGVVGRLGGQKGHALLLDALPTVWASFPEAHAVFVGQGELEPQLRAQADRLGAAGRVRFAGAVERAQVPQALAELDVFALPSLYEGLPFAVVEAMAAARAIVATEVDGTREALDHGRTGLLVPPGQPAPLAQAITRLLGDAALRQRLGAAAQAEAASRFDERAMLAATFALYRR from the coding sequence ATGAGCCTGGATGTGCTGTATGTGACCGACGCCGAGGCCCTGGGCGGGGCCGAGCTGTACCTGGAGACGCTGCTGCGCCACGCCTGCGCCACCGGCATGCGGGTCGGCCTGGCCCTGCCCACGCGCCCCGCGACCGCGCCGCTGGTGGATCGCGCCCGCCAGATGGGTGCGGCGGTGCACCCCCTTGAAGCCGTGCACCGCGACGGTGTGAGCCTGGGCCACCTGCGCCGCTCGCTGGGGCTGCTGGAGCGCGTGCGGCCCAGCGCCGTGCACCTGGTGCTGAATGGCCCGCGCCGCTGCGCCGAGGTGGCGCTGGCCGCGTGGCTGCTGCGCGTGCCCACGCGCCTGGCCACCTTCCAGCTGGTCACGCCCATCCCGCGCTTCGGCGGGGCGGCGGGCTGGGCCAGGGCGGCCAACCGCCGCGCCCAGTTCCGCACCTTCACGGCGGGCGTGGCGGTCTCGCGCGGCAATGCGGCGCTGCTGGTGGGGCAGTACGGCTTCCCCACCCAGCGTCTGCACACCATCCCCAACGGCGTGGACACGGCGGCCTTCGCGGCGCGGACAGGCGGCATGCGCGCCCGCTGGGGCGTGCCCGAGGCCGCGCCGCTGCTGGGCGTGGTCGGGCGGCTGGGCGGGCAGAAGGGCCACGCGCTGCTGCTCGATGCGCTGCCCACCGTGTGGGCCAGCTTCCCCGAGGCCCACGCGGTGTTTGTGGGCCAGGGCGAACTGGAGCCACAGCTGCGCGCCCAGGCCGATCGGCTGGGCGCGGCGGGGCGGGTGCGCTTCGCGGGGGCGGTGGAGCGCGCGCAGGTGCCGCAGGCGCTGGCCGAGCTGGATGTGTTCGCGCTGCCCTCGCTCTACGAGGGCCTGCCCTTCGCCGTGGTGGAGGCCATGGCCGCCGCCCGCGCCATCGTGGCCACCGAGGTGGATGGCACCCGCGAGGCGCTCGACCATGGCCGCACGGGGCTGCTGGTGCCGCCCGGCCAGCCCGCGCCGCTGGCCCAGGCGATAACGCGGCTGCTGGGCGACGCGGCGCTGCGCCAGCGGCTGGGGGCCGCCGCCCAGGCCGAGGCGGCCAGCCGCTTCGACGAGCGCGCCATGCTGGCCGCCACCTTCGCGCTCTACAGGCGCTGA
- a CDS encoding glycosyltransferase family 4 protein gives MEGAHVGVVVHSLSHNNIGRVYPFLRAMEGVPGLRCTLVGWDDGGGLFPLLDGLPWPVVRLAGPASGPAAERALAEALAGCDLVHCFKNQAHFAAAAAVARARGMPLVLDLDDWELGLFLEGVARWPAWRRALWGLPITRRVAAALELEQLARTAPAALVVNSRALQAHFGGQIIYTAADERAFDPAHADGAAFRARVGLAADAPTIGFPGTPHPHKGIDDLLEAFASVRVAIPQARLLFVGVPAHNPYRAQLAATPGVVCTGYLAAHEYPAAYAACDVVAIPQRAVTEGVMQMPAKLILAMAAARPIVATSVGDLPLALGDAGRCVPPQQPRAMACALTELLEDAAQRGRLGAAARERFLACFSLGHVREAMLGVYGQLLGGGR, from the coding sequence ATGGAAGGCGCACATGTCGGCGTGGTGGTCCACTCGCTGAGCCACAATAATATCGGGCGGGTCTACCCCTTCCTGCGGGCTATGGAGGGTGTGCCGGGCCTGCGCTGCACGCTGGTGGGCTGGGATGACGGCGGCGGGCTGTTCCCGCTGCTGGATGGCCTGCCCTGGCCGGTGGTGCGGCTGGCTGGCCCCGCTAGCGGCCCCGCCGCCGAGCGGGCCTTGGCCGAGGCGCTGGCCGGGTGCGATCTGGTGCACTGCTTCAAGAACCAGGCCCACTTCGCGGCGGCGGCGGCGGTGGCCAGGGCGCGCGGGATGCCGCTGGTGCTCGACCTGGATGACTGGGAGCTGGGCCTGTTCTTGGAGGGCGTGGCGCGCTGGCCCGCCTGGCGGCGCGCGCTGTGGGGACTGCCGATCACGCGGCGGGTGGCGGCGGCGCTGGAGCTGGAGCAGCTGGCCCGCACCGCGCCCGCCGCGCTGGTGGTGAACTCGCGCGCGCTGCAGGCTCACTTCGGCGGCCAGATCATCTACACCGCCGCCGACGAGCGGGCCTTCGACCCGGCCCACGCCGACGGCGCGGCCTTCCGCGCGCGGGTGGGGCTGGCGGCGGATGCGCCGACGATCGGCTTCCCCGGCACGCCCCACCCCCACAAGGGCATCGACGATCTGCTGGAGGCCTTCGCCTCGGTGCGCGTGGCCATCCCGCAGGCGCGGCTGCTGTTCGTGGGCGTGCCCGCGCACAACCCCTACCGCGCGCAGCTGGCGGCCACGCCGGGGGTGGTCTGCACCGGCTACCTGGCCGCCCACGAGTACCCGGCGGCCTACGCGGCCTGCGACGTGGTGGCCATCCCGCAGCGCGCCGTGACCGAGGGCGTGATGCAGATGCCCGCCAAGCTCATCCTGGCCATGGCCGCCGCCCGCCCGATCGTGGCCACCAGCGTGGGCGACCTGCCGCTGGCGCTGGGCGATGCGGGCCGCTGCGTGCCGCCCCAGCAGCCCAGGGCTATGGCCTGCGCGCTGACCGAGCTGCTGGAGGATGCGGCGCAGCGCGGGCGGCTGGGCGCGGCGGCCCGCGAGCGCTTCCTGGCCTGCTTCTCGCTGGGCCACGTGCGCGAGGCGATGCTGGGGGTCTACGGCCAGCTGCTGGGGGGCGGGCGATGA
- a CDS encoding glycosyltransferase family 2 protein — MSELVSLVAVAYNSADLLPSFLDALASSGDTGFELVVVDNASTDGTLALLESAAGRLPFALRAVEAGANLGFGRACNLGAAHAGGELLVFMNPDVRVLPGWLAGLRASSARFPDALICPTTLAPEEQRQPTPALQQVAAIPGAAMLVRRAVWRELGGFDEHFFMYWEDTELCWRAWLLGFQVLADLGTFVRHQRGGSAGGSRWDAERARNSLRTYLKLMRWRRALPFALLLAAKTAVKFARWRDPALLDAWRWNARHLGATLAERRALARRRRGDPALLERRAATLERRLRAERAARRRAGA; from the coding sequence ATGAGCGAGCTGGTGTCGCTGGTGGCGGTGGCCTACAACAGCGCCGATCTGCTGCCATCCTTTTTGGATGCGCTGGCCTCTAGCGGCGACACAGGCTTTGAGCTGGTGGTGGTGGACAACGCCTCGACCGACGGCACGCTGGCCCTGCTGGAATCGGCAGCGGGGCGGCTGCCCTTCGCGCTGCGGGCGGTGGAGGCGGGGGCCAACCTGGGCTTTGGGCGGGCCTGCAACCTGGGCGCGGCCCACGCGGGCGGCGAGCTGCTGGTGTTCATGAACCCCGACGTGCGCGTGCTGCCGGGCTGGCTGGCCGGGCTGCGGGCCAGCTCGGCGCGCTTCCCCGACGCGCTGATCTGCCCCACCACCCTGGCCCCCGAAGAGCAGCGGCAGCCCACCCCCGCGCTCCAGCAGGTGGCGGCCATCCCTGGCGCGGCCATGCTGGTGCGCCGCGCGGTCTGGCGCGAGCTGGGCGGCTTCGATGAGCACTTCTTCATGTACTGGGAGGACACCGAGCTGTGCTGGCGGGCCTGGCTGCTGGGCTTCCAGGTGCTGGCCGATCTGGGCACCTTCGTGCGCCACCAGCGCGGCGGCAGCGCCGGGGGCAGCCGCTGGGATGCCGAGCGGGCCAGGAACAGCCTGCGCACCTACCTGAAGCTGATGCGCTGGCGGCGCGCGCTGCCCTTCGCTCTGCTGCTGGCGGCCAAGACAGCGGTGAAGTTCGCCCGCTGGCGCGACCCGGCCCTGCTGGACGCCTGGCGCTGGAACGCCCGCCACCTGGGCGCGACGCTGGCCGAGCGGCGCGCGCTGGCGAGGCGGCGGCGTGGCGACCCGGCGCTGCTGGAGCGGCGCGCGGCCACGCTGGAGCGGCGGCTGCGCGCCGAGCGCGCCGCCCGCCGGAGGGCCGGGGCATGA
- a CDS encoding SidA/IucD/PvdA family monooxygenase, producing the protein MDQPIESYDVAIIGAGPIGLELAACLRRAGVRYIQFDARQIGHTLTWWPRDTSFFSTTERLAIAGVPIQNSHQQRITGEDYLAYLRGVIELLDLRVNTFEPVTALAPAEGGFAITTQPLAGERHYRARRVVLAIGDMHYPNLLGIPGEDLPHVSHYFRDPHDYFRRRVLIVGGRNSAVEAALRCWRAGADVTLSYRGASFDERRVKHWLLPDIMAQIEAGTISFLPQTSPVEIAPDHVVLQPTGGGTAIRQPADAVLLATGFHGEQGLLHMAGVALEGENRVPTYNPATMETNVPGLYVAGTVAAGVQQRYTLFIENSHEHAGKIAQAITGRWPEALGNVPGRNYQLGFEQIEAN; encoded by the coding sequence ATGGACCAACCAATAGAGAGCTACGACGTCGCCATCATCGGCGCGGGGCCGATCGGCCTTGAGCTGGCCGCCTGCCTGCGCCGCGCGGGCGTGCGCTACATCCAGTTCGACGCCCGCCAGATCGGCCACACCCTCACCTGGTGGCCGCGCGACACCAGCTTCTTCAGCACCACCGAGCGCCTAGCGATCGCGGGCGTGCCCATCCAGAACAGCCACCAGCAGCGCATCACCGGCGAGGACTACCTGGCCTACCTGCGCGGCGTGATCGAGCTGCTCGATCTGCGTGTCAACACCTTCGAGCCGGTCACGGCGCTGGCCCCCGCCGAGGGCGGCTTCGCCATCACCACCCAGCCGCTGGCGGGCGAGCGCCACTACCGCGCCCGCCGCGTGGTGCTGGCCATCGGCGACATGCACTACCCCAACCTGCTGGGCATCCCCGGCGAAGATCTGCCCCATGTCTCGCACTACTTCCGCGACCCGCACGACTACTTCCGGCGGCGCGTGCTGATCGTGGGCGGGCGAAACTCGGCGGTGGAGGCCGCGCTGCGCTGCTGGCGGGCCGGGGCGGATGTGACTCTGAGCTACCGAGGGGCCAGCTTCGACGAGCGCCGCGTCAAGCACTGGCTGCTGCCCGACATCATGGCCCAGATCGAGGCCGGTACGATCAGCTTCCTGCCCCAGACTAGCCCGGTGGAGATCGCGCCCGACCACGTGGTGCTCCAGCCCACAGGCGGCGGCACCGCCATCCGTCAGCCCGCCGACGCGGTGCTGCTGGCCACCGGCTTCCATGGCGAGCAGGGCCTGCTGCACATGGCGGGCGTGGCCCTGGAGGGCGAGAACCGCGTGCCCACCTACAACCCGGCGACCATGGAGACCAACGTGCCCGGGCTGTATGTGGCGGGCACCGTGGCAGCGGGCGTGCAGCAGCGCTACACCCTGTTTATCGAGAACAGCCACGAGCACGCGGGCAAGATCGCCCAGGCCATCACCGGGCGCTGGCCCGAGGCGCTAGGCAATGTGCCGGGCCGCAACTACCAGCTCGGCTTCGAGCAGATCGAGGCCAACTAA
- a CDS encoding ABC transporter permease yields the protein MPAHPAAADEPEIVIEPQHGWAALNLRDLWQYRELMYFLVWRDIKVRYKQTVLGAAWAILQPLTTMLVFTLFLGQVFNRDTGGAPYPLWSFAALVPWSFFATGLAQSADSLIGSSNLIKKVYFPRLAIPVATVLSGAVDFALAFAVLLVMMLGYRVAPTPNVVWLPLLLLLALATALGVGLWLSALNVQFRDVRYVVPFLTQLWLFATPVAYPSTLVPEQWRALLALNPMVGVVEGFRWALLGADTRPGPMVLVSSLAALALLVSGAFYFRRMERTFADVV from the coding sequence ATGCCCGCGCACCCCGCAGCAGCGGATGAGCCAGAGATTGTGATCGAGCCGCAGCACGGCTGGGCCGCGCTCAACCTGCGCGACCTCTGGCAGTACCGCGAGCTGATGTACTTCTTGGTCTGGCGCGATATCAAGGTGCGCTACAAGCAGACCGTGCTAGGCGCGGCCTGGGCCATCCTGCAGCCGCTCACCACCATGCTGGTGTTCACGCTGTTCCTGGGCCAGGTCTTCAACCGCGATACCGGCGGCGCGCCCTACCCGCTGTGGTCGTTTGCGGCGCTGGTGCCCTGGAGCTTTTTCGCCACCGGCCTGGCGCAGTCGGCGGACAGCCTGATCGGCAGCTCGAACCTGATCAAGAAGGTCTACTTCCCGCGCCTGGCCATCCCGGTGGCCACCGTGCTCTCGGGCGCGGTCGACTTCGCGCTGGCCTTCGCGGTGCTGCTGGTGATGATGCTGGGCTACCGCGTCGCTCCCACGCCCAACGTGGTGTGGCTGCCGCTGCTGCTGCTGCTGGCGCTGGCTACGGCGCTGGGCGTGGGCCTGTGGCTCTCGGCGCTGAACGTGCAGTTCCGCGACGTGCGCTACGTGGTGCCCTTCCTCACCCAGCTGTGGCTGTTCGCCACGCCGGTGGCCTACCCCAGCACCCTGGTGCCCGAGCAGTGGCGCGCGCTGCTGGCCCTGAACCCCATGGTGGGCGTGGTCGAGGGCTTCCGCTGGGCGCTGCTGGGGGCCGACACCCGCCCCGGCCCGATGGTGCTGGTCTCCAGCCTGGCCGCGCTGGCCCTGCTGGTCAGCGGCGCGTTCTACTTCCGCCGCATGGAGCGCACCTTCGCCGATGTGGTGTGA
- a CDS encoding ABC transporter ATP-binding protein has translation MDTVISIEGLGKQYRVGGAGPRYRTLRDTLADMVRAPLRRGGEEGQFWALRDLSFQIGRGEVVGIIGRNGAGKSTLLKILSRITGPTVGRIRLRGRVGTLLEVGTGFHPELSGRENIFLNGAILGMHRSEIARKFDEIVEFAEVERFIDTPVKHYSSGMYLRLAFAVAAHLEPEILIVDEVLAVGDATFQKKCLGKMGDVARAGRTVLFVSHNMGAIRGLCQRAIWLDRGGVVADGPVFEVVDRYLQTSFDPALVRIDLRETPRTGGMGRRMKLSGITFNDGAVIQHGEPLRATFSYTTSAECDSVALGFGFSTLDGVRILSVDSDVGADRRDLPAGASGSATVELARLDLQPGHYALDVGARSGDNSALDYMPGCAQIEVLPGPSTPSAIIRDTGGVRAPGAWGWADDA, from the coding sequence ATGGACACAGTGATCTCAATCGAGGGGCTTGGCAAGCAGTACCGCGTGGGCGGCGCTGGGCCGCGCTACCGCACCCTGCGCGACACCCTGGCCGACATGGTGCGCGCCCCCCTGCGGCGCGGCGGCGAGGAGGGCCAGTTCTGGGCGCTGCGCGACCTGAGCTTCCAGATCGGGCGGGGCGAGGTGGTGGGGATCATCGGGCGGAACGGGGCGGGCAAGTCGACCCTGCTCAAGATCCTCTCGCGCATCACCGGCCCCACGGTGGGGCGCATCCGCCTGCGGGGCCGCGTGGGCACCCTGCTGGAGGTGGGCACTGGCTTCCACCCCGAGCTGAGCGGGCGCGAGAACATCTTCCTGAACGGGGCCATCCTGGGCATGCACCGCAGCGAGATCGCCCGCAAGTTCGATGAGATCGTCGAGTTCGCCGAGGTCGAGCGATTTATCGATACGCCGGTGAAGCACTACTCCAGCGGCATGTACCTGCGCCTGGCCTTTGCGGTGGCCGCGCACCTCGAGCCGGAGATCCTGATCGTGGATGAGGTGCTGGCCGTGGGCGACGCCACCTTCCAGAAGAAGTGCCTGGGCAAGATGGGCGACGTGGCCCGCGCGGGCCGCACTGTGCTGTTTGTCAGCCACAACATGGGCGCGATCCGTGGCCTGTGCCAGCGCGCCATCTGGCTAGACCGGGGCGGCGTGGTGGCCGACGGCCCGGTGTTCGAGGTGGTCGACCGCTACCTGCAGACCTCGTTCGACCCCGCGCTGGTGCGGATCGACCTGCGCGAGACCCCGCGCACCGGCGGCATGGGCCGCCGCATGAAGCTGAGCGGCATCACCTTCAACGACGGCGCGGTCATCCAGCACGGCGAGCCGCTGCGCGCCACCTTCTCGTACACCACCAGCGCCGAGTGCGACAGCGTGGCCCTGGGCTTCGGCTTCTCCACACTGGATGGCGTGCGCATCCTGAGCGTGGACAGCGACGTGGGCGCGGATCGGCGCGATCTGCCCGCCGGGGCCAGCGGCAGCGCCACCGTCGAATTGGCCCGGCTCGACCTGCAGCCCGGCCACTACGCACTGGACGTGGGCGCGCGCTCGGGCGACAATAGCGCGCTGGACTACATGCCCGGCTGCGCGCAGATCGAGGTGCTGCCCGGCCCAAGCACGCCCAGCGCGATCATCCGCGACACCGGCGGGGTGCGCGCGCCGGGCGCGTGGGGCTGGGCCGATGACGCCTAG
- a CDS encoding uridine kinase — MVIEAMEKAHGAPLVIGVAGGSGSGKTTVSQAILSRVGRDRIAFLEHDLYYQDLSHMPLEQRRQVNLDHPDAFDNGLCIEHLDALIRGEPVDVPTYNYTTYTRQAEVSLVLPQPVVLIEGILIFADRDLRKRMDIKLFVDAEGDTRFIRRLQRDIRERGRTVESVIEQYMKTVRPMHLEFVEPSKRYADIIIPRGGLNSIAIDMVVARIEGLLRERGGEG, encoded by the coding sequence ATGGTGATAGAGGCTATGGAGAAAGCACACGGAGCGCCGCTGGTCATTGGGGTCGCGGGCGGCAGCGGCTCGGGGAAGACGACCGTCTCGCAGGCCATCCTGAGCCGCGTCGGGCGGGACCGCATCGCATTTTTGGAGCACGACCTGTACTACCAGGATCTCTCGCATATGCCGCTGGAGCAGCGGCGTCAGGTGAACCTGGATCACCCGGACGCCTTCGACAACGGCCTGTGCATCGAGCATCTGGATGCGCTGATTCGCGGCGAGCCGGTGGATGTGCCGACCTACAACTACACCACCTACACGCGCCAGGCCGAGGTGAGCCTGGTGTTGCCGCAGCCGGTGGTGCTGATCGAGGGCATCCTGATCTTTGCCGACCGCGACCTGCGGAAGCGCATGGACATCAAGCTGTTTGTGGACGCCGAGGGCGACACCCGCTTCATCCGGCGGCTGCAGCGCGACATCCGCGAGCGCGGGCGCACCGTCGAGTCGGTGATCGAGCAGTACATGAAGACGGTGCGGCCCATGCACCTAGAGTTTGTGGAGCCGTCCAAGCGCTACGCCGACATCATCATCCCGCGCGGCGGGCTGAACTCGATCGCGATCGATATGGTGGTGGCGCGGATCGAGGGCCTGCTGCGCGAGCGCGGCGGCGAGGGCTAG
- a CDS encoding substrate-binding domain-containing protein: MPKQQPAARARVRISDVAAALGVAVSTVSNAYNRPDQLSAELRERVLATAAQLGYPGPSAVARSLRQQRADAVGVIFAERLSYAFDDPASAQVLAGIASALEEARLGLLLVPGRSDSTTTVERALVDGFIVYSILETDPIVTAALARRIPTVLLDQPPRAGVPSITIDDADGARQAAEHLLRHGHRRLAIITDRLTEPTAGEPPPLSLHQQAEQTFFVTQMRFRGYRAAIEQAGIAWPDVQIVERDDNSEADGASAMRALLGDPPTAVLCLTDRLALGAMRAAQQAGLHVPRDISIVGFDDIPETATCTPPLTTIRQAHREKGRLAGQALLALLRHQGQVAHTNLPVQLVERGSSGPAPRSPA; the protein is encoded by the coding sequence ATGCCCAAGCAGCAACCAGCAGCGCGCGCGCGGGTGCGCATCAGCGACGTCGCGGCGGCGCTGGGCGTCGCCGTCTCCACCGTCTCCAACGCCTACAACCGCCCCGACCAGCTCTCCGCCGAGCTGCGCGAGCGCGTGCTGGCCACCGCCGCCCAGCTGGGCTACCCCGGCCCCAGCGCCGTGGCCCGCAGCCTGCGCCAGCAGCGCGCCGACGCGGTGGGCGTGATCTTCGCCGAGCGCCTCTCCTACGCCTTCGACGACCCGGCGTCCGCCCAGGTGCTGGCCGGCATCGCCAGCGCGCTAGAGGAGGCCCGCCTCGGCCTGCTGCTGGTGCCCGGCAGATCCGACAGCACCACCACCGTCGAGCGCGCCCTGGTCGATGGCTTCATCGTCTACTCCATCCTGGAGACCGACCCGATCGTCACCGCCGCGCTGGCCCGCCGCATCCCCACCGTGCTGCTCGACCAGCCGCCGCGCGCCGGGGTGCCCTCCATCACCATCGACGACGCCGACGGCGCTCGGCAGGCCGCCGAACACCTGCTGCGCCACGGCCACCGCCGCCTCGCCATCATCACCGACCGCCTCACCGAGCCGACGGCGGGCGAGCCTCCACCGCTCTCGCTGCACCAGCAGGCCGAGCAGACCTTCTTCGTGACCCAGATGCGCTTCCGGGGCTACCGCGCCGCCATCGAGCAGGCGGGCATCGCCTGGCCCGACGTGCAGATCGTCGAGCGCGACGACAACAGCGAGGCCGACGGCGCTTCGGCCATGCGCGCCCTGCTGGGCGACCCGCCCACCGCCGTGCTCTGCCTCACCGACAGGCTGGCCCTGGGGGCCATGCGCGCCGCCCAGCAGGCCGGGCTGCACGTGCCGCGCGACATCTCGATCGTCGGCTTCGACGACATCCCCGAAACCGCCACCTGCACCCCGCCGCTCACCACCATCCGCCAGGCCCACCGCGAGAAAGGCAGGCTGGCCGGGCAGGCCCTGCTGGCCCTGCTGCGCCACCAGGGCCAGGTAGCCCACACCAACCTGCCGGTCCAGCTCGTCGAGCGCGGCTCCAGCGGGCCAGCGCCCCGCAGCCCCGCATAG
- a CDS encoding glycosyltransferase family 9 protein produces the protein MTPSPWRRAQIAAGSLGLFARTVARSGPPRVVLSFVGGVGDQLMCTAVLRELRRRGGRGLWMLTGAPELFAGSDDVDAVLPANFQLARLARAVGARVVEPRYATYVPEEDRDDIPPGHFIATMCRQAGLAGEVALRPYLRLAEAERAAGRLAPGQIVMQSSGLAGRYPMANKEWLPERMQAVAAALAQRHPLVQVGMPSDTPLPGAIDMRGKTSARQMAALLSQARLFIGIAGFPMHLARAVECRSVVVVGGRENPAQGGYGCNENLFSPEPCAPCWKKNDCPYDRRCMRAIEVGHVLAAVDRALARAGEPLEVGHEFL, from the coding sequence ATGACGCCTAGCCCATGGCGGCGCGCCCAGATCGCCGCCGGGTCGCTCGGCCTGTTCGCCCGCACCGTGGCCCGCAGCGGCCCGCCGCGCGTGGTGCTCTCGTTCGTGGGCGGCGTGGGCGACCAGCTGATGTGCACGGCGGTGCTGCGCGAGCTGCGGCGGCGCGGCGGGCGCGGCCTGTGGATGCTCACCGGCGCGCCCGAGCTGTTTGCGGGCAGCGACGATGTGGACGCCGTGCTGCCAGCCAACTTCCAGCTGGCGCGGCTGGCGCGGGCGGTGGGCGCGCGGGTGGTGGAGCCGCGCTACGCCACCTATGTGCCCGAGGAGGACCGCGACGACATCCCGCCGGGCCACTTCATCGCCACCATGTGCAGGCAGGCCGGGCTGGCGGGCGAGGTGGCGCTGCGGCCCTACCTGCGGCTGGCCGAGGCCGAGCGGGCGGCGGGGCGGCTGGCCCCCGGCCAGATCGTGATGCAGAGCAGCGGGCTGGCCGGGCGCTACCCCATGGCCAACAAGGAGTGGTTGCCCGAGCGCATGCAGGCCGTGGCCGCCGCGCTGGCCCAGCGCCACCCGCTGGTGCAGGTGGGCATGCCCAGCGACACGCCGCTGCCGGGCGCGATCGACATGCGCGGCAAGACCAGCGCGCGCCAGATGGCCGCGCTGCTGAGCCAGGCCCGCCTGTTCATCGGCATCGCGGGCTTCCCCATGCACCTGGCCCGCGCCGTCGAGTGCCGCAGCGTGGTGGTGGTGGGCGGGCGCGAGAACCCCGCGCAGGGCGGCTACGGCTGCAACGAGAACCTGTTCTCGCCCGAGCCGTGCGCGCCGTGCTGGAAGAAAAACGACTGCCCCTACGACCGCCGCTGCATGCGCGCGATCGAGGTGGGGCATGTGCTGGCTGCGGTTGATCGGGCGCTGGCGCGCGCCGGGGAGCCGCTGGAGGTTGGGCACGAGTTCCTCTGA